TTGAAATGAAGCACCATCATGAATATCCCCACGTTGAATATACGTTTCTAATCCGAAAGAATGACTAAACGCACCTGTCGGAAATTGAGAATCACAAAATTGAAAGAGCTTCAAATGCGCTTGATTAATCATGAGAATGTCCTATATGTTTAAAGGCTTGGTTCACTTTACGATCTTCACGTTCATAAGGAATACCAAGACCTTTCAATAAATCTTCTACTAAGTAATCATACTGAACCAACATTTCATTATCGTCTGTAAATTGAGCTGGCAAGTGGCGGTTTCCTAGTTGATGTGCGATATCTCCCATTTCTTTAATGGTACGTGGTTTAATCGCAATAATATCTTCTGAGTTCACATCAATAATAATCATATTTTTTACATCACGATATAAAATGTCTCCATATTGTAAATCAATCGGCTGACTCAAACGAATCCCAATTTCAGTGCCATGGTCTGACGTCACACGCTGAATACGTTTCACTAAGTCAGAGTTTTCTAAGTACACCTTTTCAATATGAACGTTCTTTTCCTCTTGAGATAAATTTGCGATGTTGCCTTGTATCTCTTCTACTATCATATGTTTCATCTCCTTGAATATCGCTAAATCACACCTGACGCATGTCCTAATTTGATGAATGATAATTAAGTCTTTGACATCGATATTCTAAACAATCGAAGAACGGTCTCCCAATCTCATACGAATTCGGAAGTGCCTTATTACATATTATTTGAATACCTTTGTTTATATGGTTTATGACGATATAATTAAAACTATTAGACATTATTCAATAATAACATATCATTGTCAATCACTCTCAAAAAAATACATACATCGATGTCTATCTATTGATTACTTTAGCATATTTCATCCATAAACTGTAAGCAATCGCTCAATGATATAAGCCATTCAACAATTCACCACCCTGAGTCACTTGAACCTGAATTAAGCTATTTTTACTTTTGCGACAAAATAATACTGTGCCATTTATTTTGTTTAAATACTGAAAAGTCATAGATGGATAACTTTAGGGAGCATATTGTGTTAGATTTCTATTCATTAGACGCCTCATTAAAAAGGGGAACAGACACAAATGAAAAACAAAATTTAGAAGTATAGAGGACAACATGGATTCTCTCAAGAAACATTGAGTAACAAATTGAAAGTATCTCGACAAACTATTAATGCAATAGAAAACAATAAGTATGACCCAACGTTAGCATTAGCGTTTAAGTTGGCAAAATTATTTGATACAACAGTAGATGACCTATTTTCTTAATGTTACCAAATATAAAAAAAGAAAATCCGAGCCTTTTGTATAATTTATTACGAAAACCTCGGATTTTATTATTTATTGATATACTTGTGCCTCAAAATCTATTTTTTAGAGTGCGCGCTGTCTTAAATGGGTCATCCATGCCGCTATTTCACGTTTTGACAGGGTAATCTAACTGGAACGTCTGAACCCCTGTGATTTTACGATATTGATAGAAGAAATAGCCGACCCAAGCAATTGTACAACATACCGCCAAGCCATAACTTAAACTCAAGTCCAATCCGAACCCAATCGGCTGGCTTAAAATGTAAGTGAATAAATTCCACGTCATAAATGTAGCCGGAATGAGTGCTACCCAGAAGTTCTTTTTCGCAATCAATAAATACATCGCGCCAACCCACAATGCGACGGCTGCCGTTGTTTGGTTCGCCCAAGAGAAATAGCGCCATAATATTGTAAAATCGACTTGTGTAAGTCCAAAGCTCAACACAAACAAAGGTATCGCCACTAAAAAGCGTTTACTGAATGGTTTTTGATCTAAATTAATATAATCTGCAATGATCATACGTGCACTACGAAAAGAGGTATCTCCACTCGTAATCGGCAACACAATCACTCCTAAAATTGCGATTGTGCCAAATACTGAGCCGAGCAATATCGTCGACGCTTCACTCACAACGAGCGCCGCTTGACCTTTTGCTAAAACTGCTTGCAAGCCACCATAACTGCCAAATAAACTCATCGCTGCCGCTGCCCAAATCATCGCAATGATCCCTTCAGCAATCATCATACCGTAAAATATGAGCCGACCATTTTTCTCTTGATTCGTCGTACGTGAAATGATGGGCGATTGTGTGGCATGAAAACCGGATAACGCACCACAAGTAATCGTAAAAAATAGCAACGGAAAAATCGGAGCATGGGCCGGATGCATATTCTCAAAAGTTAATTCCGGAATAGGTGCTCCAGTTTGAATTAAGCGAAAACCTATCCCCACTGCGCTCAACATCAACAATGCCCCAAACACTGGATAAATACGTCCTATAATTTTATCAATAGGCAAGATGGTCGATAAAATGTAATATACAAAAATAACAAATATAATGGCACCTAAAGCGACATGGCCTTGCATTAAATGATGTAACAACAGTGCAGGACTTGTCACAAATACCGTTCCCGTCAATAATAATAACAATAACGTGAAAAGATTAACGACATGTTTCATCGCTGTCCCTAAAAACTTTCCAGCTAATATCGGTAAATGCGCACCCCGGTTACGAATGGAAATCATACCTGTGAGATAATCATGAACTGCCCCCGCAAAAATACATCCCAACACTATCCATAAAAAGGCGACCGGTCCATAAAGTGCGCCTAATATAGGACCGAAAATTGGCCCTACGCCTGCAATATTTAACAGTTGAATTAAGGCATTTGAAGATGTTTTCATCGGTACGAAATCCACATTATCACGTTGATCGTGTGCAGGTGTTGGACGATCGTATTGAGGTCCAAACATTTTCTCGATGTACTTCCCATATGTAAAATAACCTAACACTAATAAAACAATAGACACTAAAAACGTAATCATACAGCATCCCCCTTTTTGAAAAATATCCCTTATGAAGTAAAATGTAAGCGTTTTCTTTATTCTACTTGATATTCTCAAAATTCACAATACTGTCACAAATTTCATCTGTTATATTCAGGAAAACGATGGCTCTGATCTCCTATTTAAAATGCTCAGTCATTATCTCACCGCGCTCACATTTTGTTTCGTTCTACACAGCTCGTCACTCACCCCTATTAAAATTTGCGCCTTTAGATCATGTCAGAATGCAATTGTTTACCTTTTCTGTGTTGATATTGATATGATGAAATTATAATCTTCACATAAAAATAATTGAAATTGGAGGTTTTCCTCATGTTAAAACTTGCGGATTGGAAAGATGAAAAAGAGACGCTCCACCGTTTATCACAAATTCTAGGTAAACATAAGTTGGCAAGTGCCTTTCAAGAACCACAATGGCAACATGTCGTGTTAGATATTACAACGACAGGCTTTTCTACAGGCATACTGTTCTATCAATCGTCTACCTATAGTGTGAGTGTGAATTTAGTGAAACATATGATTTTAATTGAGACGAATGATGGCGAAGAGACGATTCCTTTAAAAGATGGCGTGACGATTCAAAGCTACTATCAACAAATTCAGGATGCATTACATCGTCATGGTATCGAGGTAGCGATTAATGAGCGCCCACAAGAAGTAGAGGATACGACACCATTTTCTGAGGACACCACACACTGTCATTATGATGAGTCAGTGAGTCGTGAAGTGTTAAAGCTGATGACATTTGCGACACGTGCCATGCAATATTTCATTGCACCTTATCGCGCGCGCAAAATGAAGCCGGGACTTTTCTGGGGGACTTTCGACATCTCATGTTTAGTGCACTACAATGCCTTTCATGAAATGTTTGAACCTTCCCAAGTTATTGAGTATGCGGCGTTTGATGAACACTTTATCGAATTCGGCTTCTGGTTTGGTGACGACCGATTCGAAGGGCCAACGTTTTTTGTATTACCTTATCCATTCGTTAGCCAAGACTTTACATTCGACCAGCCTTTAATCTCGGACGCGTATTTTGACCGTCAACTCACGGAATTAATCTATGAAATGAAACAGATGACACCTGAAACCCTAGATACACTTTCAACATTTTTCAATCAAGGGTTCGAGATTTTCAAAACCCATTTATCATGGGAAAACTGTCAACATTTCTTAGTACCACTAAAAATGAATACGAACCAAATTCAAGAAACCCCCTACACGGATAGTCCTCAATAAAACTAAAGACGAGATGTCCTCACATATTGTGAAGCATCTCGCCTTTTTCATTCTCAACTCATATTCATGGATGTCACGATGCCATTACGCACCATATACATCTTGATATTCAGGTGTACTTTCCAAAACGCCTTTAGCAAATGGACATGTTGCGAAAATTTTGAAGTTGTTTTCACGTGCATCTTTTACTGCCGCTTCAACTAATTGTTTCCCTACGCCTTGCCCTCTTAATGAATCGCCCACTTCTGTATGATCAATAATAATTTGAGTTTCTCCCGGTACGTATGTCATGAGTGCTTCTGGATTGCTTTCAGATTCTCCAACATAATACTTATTATGACCTTTTTTAATTTCTGCCATAATGATACCTCCTTTTATAATGAATCATGCATCATTAGTATAGCGTTTTCAAAGTCGGTATCAAAATATTCGGCTTACTTGGTATAAAATTTAAACCAAATACTTTACAACGCTTTCTATTCACGTTATAATTATCTCGAATTCGAAATAAAAAGGAGGTGTTGGCACTTGCAGAGAACAGAAACTGCACTCAAAACATTAATCGGCATCAAACGAACCAATGACATGATTGATCACATTATTCGTAGTGACGTCAAATCATATGGGCTAAGTGTCACCGCATTTGCCGTACTTGAACTACTATACAATAAAGGTGAACATACGATTCAACGGATTCAAGAACGCATCTTAATTGCGAGTAGCAGTACAACTTATGTCATTAACTCTTTAGAAAACAAAGGTTACCTACAGCGACGCCAATGTACCAAAGATAGACGTGTCAGTTATATCTCGTTAACCGACAAAGGCCAGCAACTCATGGATAACATCTTTCCAAAGCATACGAAAGCAATCGAACAGGCTTTTTCGATACTCACAGATGAAGAATTAGCAACATTACAGCAAACATTAAAGACTTTAAGTACACAGCATGAACATTAGCACAATGATGTGTACTTTTCTTTCACTTTCCAATTAGTTCGAATTAGAGATAATTAATTAAAAAGGGGTTTTTTAAATGATACCATTTCCATTAAAAGGAATTCACCACGTAACAGCAATGACAGATAACGCAGAACGTAACTATCACTTCTTTACTGATGTACTCGGTATGAGACTTGTTAAAAAAACAGTAAACCAAGATGACATTTATACGTACCACACTTTCTTCGCTGATGATGAAGGTAACGCTGGTACAGATATGACATTCTTTGATTTCCCAAACAACCCTAAAGGCGCACCAGGTACAAACTCAATCAGCCGTGCTGGTTTCCGCGTACCAAACGATGCAGCTTTAGAATACTACAAAGAGCGTTTCGACGAGTTTGGTGTTAAGCACGACGACATCGACACAGTATTTGGTACGAAAGTATTACGTTTTGAAGAAGAAGATGGTCAAAGATATCAACTCTTCTCAGATGAAAATAATACAGGTGTTGAACCAGGTGTCGCATGGAAAAATGGTCCTGTACCTCAAGACAAAGCGATTTATGGTTTAGGTCCAATCGAAATTACAGTCAGCTACTATGATGAGTTCAAACAAGCATTAATGGAACTTTATGGTATGAAACCAATCAAAGAAGAAGAAAACGTTACACTTTTAGAAGTAGGTAAAGGTGGTAACGGTGGTCAAGTCATCTTACGTAAAGACGAATCAAAAGAAAGCCGTCCAGGTTATGGTCAAGTGCACCACGTATCATTCCGTGTAGAAAATGACAAAGCAATTGAAGAATGGTTTGAAAGATACAATGAATTAGGTGTAAGAAGCTCTGGTATTGTAGACCGTTTCTACTTCAAAGCACTTTACACTCGCGTGGGTCACATCTTAATCGAACTTTCAACTGACGGTCCAGGATTCATGGGTGACGAGCCATACGAAACTTTAGGTGAATCATTATCATTACCACCATTCTTAGAAGATCAAAGAGCGTACATCGAATCTGAAGTACGCCCATTTGACACAACACGTAGCACAAAATAAGACACGCATTCATGTGCAAAAGTGATATGAGAATGGAGGGCGACCATGTACGCTTTTTACGCATCTGAATTATCAAAACAGCAAATGTATAAATTTTTAATCGGTTCTGTTGTGCCTCGACCTATCGCATTAATTACGAGTCAGTCTGAGGAAGGTCTTCTCAATATTGCACCGTTCAGCTTTTTCAATATTGTCGCTTCAGAACCAGCACTATTGTCGGTAGCAATCAATCGTAAAGAAGGCGAGATGAAAGACACTGCGCGCAATATCTTAACGACGAAAGAAGCAGTCGTGCATGTCGTCACTGAAGATAACGTTGCGAATGCGAATCAAACGGCTGCGCTGCTACCTCCTGATGAAAGCGAATTGGATCATACGACATTTACGACGACAGATTCGGAAATGGTCAGCGTTCCTAGCTTGAATGAAAGTAGTATCCGATTTGAAGTCAAGCTCTATCAACACGTTGAAATTAAAAATGCTCGCAATGAAAACACAAATGATTTGTTATTACTTGAAATTCAAAAGGTTTATATAGATGAAGATTTATTTGATCTAGAAAAAGGGTATATTGACGTAGAAAATGTTAAACCCGTAAGCCGACTTGCTGGCGATGACTATGCACGTTTAGGCGAAACATTTACAATCGAAAGACCGAGATAATCACAAAAGAGGTGACACGAGATGGAACACATTTTTAAACAAGGTGACTCTTCAAAACCAACATTCGTCTTATTACATGGGACAGGCGGTAACGAGCATGACCTTTTACCCGTTGCCGAAATGTTAGACCCTTCTTACAATGTTTTAGGTGTACGCGGGAATATCTCAGAAAATGGGATGAACCGCTTCTTTAAACGTCACGGTGAAGGCCAATATGACGTAGAAGACTTGAAATTTAGAACAACTGAATTGCACGAATTCCTTGAAAGTGCAGCAGACAAATACCATTTCGACTTAGATCAAGTGGTTTTAGTAGGCTTCTCAAACGGCTCAAACATGGCGATTAGCTTAATGTTGAATGAAGCGATGCCGTACAAAAAGGGCTTATTATTTGCACCACTTTATCCATTAGACGTCCCCGAAGACCTTGACTTATCCGATCAATCTGTCTACCTTTCAATGGGTAAAAATGATCCTATGGTACCTGTTGAAGCAAGCGAATACGTTCGTCGTATCTTTAAAGAACGTGGTGCAGACGTTACTGAATATTGGGTCAATAGCCACGAATTAACGCAAGACACCGTATTAGCTGCTAAAGAAACATTATAACGCATGAAAAAAGAGCTTAGGTGCGCGGGCCTAGGCTCTTTTTTCATGCTGTTTTTGATATGGTTATTTTTCTATAGTAATTTTACTTTTAGCGTAATAATAGGAAAAAACGCCAAACAAGATGCTTCCGATCAGCCATCCTAAAAAGTTGATATCCGAAAAAGTGAGTCGTTGGTGTGAAAGGAATGCAAACAATATATTGATTAACAACGAGATTACAAGGAACAATACACTCGCAAAAATGCATTGGAATCTTACTTTTTTCAACATAGCGTGATATGCTTCTTTGCTATAAACTACTTCTTTATATACATCAGCTTTCTTCAAAGTAATTAAAACAGATACAGCGTTAAACAATACTAGAACGAGTATCAAAACAGTTCCGACGCTCAATGTATTTTGATATGCATCAACAGCAAGACTAATAAAAAGGAATAACAAAAGTATCCAAAAAGAGTTCAAAAATAAGTACGTCATTTTTTCATTAATCAATTGTTCTTCTCTCTCATCTCGACCTTGCATGAAACCTAACATACGATTTATGAAGCGCTTTTTGTTATCCATCATGTCCTATCAGTCCTCCCAAAAAATATCATTCAAGGTGACACCTAATGTTAAACAAATACTAATGCATAACTTCAGTGACGGGTTGTATTTATTATTTTCAATCAAATTAATCGTTTGTCTGGAGACCCCTACTTTTCGAGACAATTCTAATTGGGAAATCCCACATTTTTTCCTATATTCCACCAATCGATTCATCATGTATGCCCCTTTCAGAATGTCACATATATTGTACTTTTATATTATGAGATTTTCAGGAGGATGTCAAATATAAATGACATTTTCCTCAAAATAAAAATGCGTACGACCAAGCCACCATCGCTCACTTGATCATACGCATAGATATATGACTAACCTTTTATTGTTGTTAATACTTTTTTCGGAACTTCATTTTCAGCTATAGGTTCGACATTCAAAATAACCCCTTTTTGATCCGTCATCGTCACTTTAATCCAGTCGCCCTCTTTCATTTGTTCAATATCTTTATTTAAATATGCCGTATGCTTGTCATTTTCAGAATACAAAGCGATACTGTCATTTTTGTGCGTCACTTGGCCATAATAAACTTCTTTTTGATTCAAATTGATTAAACTCATTGAAATATAGACCACCATAGTCACCAATAATACCGATATGGCAATCAGTTCAACTTTTTTGCGTGTCATGTTGCCTCTCCTTTAGTCAAACAAGATAATACCACTATATCCAAGTTGGTGGTAAAGGTCATAGCCCCTAAGACCGAAATCTTCATACAGCTAGAAAAGT
Above is a genomic segment from Staphylococcus delphini containing:
- a CDS encoding MarR family winged helix-turn-helix transcriptional regulator — its product is MQRTETALKTLIGIKRTNDMIDHIIRSDVKSYGLSVTAFAVLELLYNKGEHTIQRIQERILIASSSTTYVINSLENKGYLQRRQCTKDRRVSYISLTDKGQQLMDNIFPKHTKAIEQAFSILTDEELATLQQTLKTLSTQHEH
- a CDS encoding ring-cleaving dioxygenase → MIPFPLKGIHHVTAMTDNAERNYHFFTDVLGMRLVKKTVNQDDIYTYHTFFADDEGNAGTDMTFFDFPNNPKGAPGTNSISRAGFRVPNDAALEYYKERFDEFGVKHDDIDTVFGTKVLRFEEEDGQRYQLFSDENNTGVEPGVAWKNGPVPQDKAIYGLGPIEITVSYYDEFKQALMELYGMKPIKEEENVTLLEVGKGGNGGQVILRKDESKESRPGYGQVHHVSFRVENDKAIEEWFERYNELGVRSSGIVDRFYFKALYTRVGHILIELSTDGPGFMGDEPYETLGESLSLPPFLEDQRAYIESEVRPFDTTRSTK
- the ureE gene encoding urease accessory protein UreE gives rise to the protein MIVEEIQGNIANLSQEEKNVHIEKVYLENSDLVKRIQRVTSDHGTEIGIRLSQPIDLQYGDILYRDVKNMIIIDVNSEDIIAIKPRTIKEMGDIAHQLGNRHLPAQFTDDNEMLVQYDYLVEDLLKGLGIPYEREDRKVNQAFKHIGHSHD
- a CDS encoding carbon starvation protein A, producing the protein MITFLVSIVLLVLGYFTYGKYIEKMFGPQYDRPTPAHDQRDNVDFVPMKTSSNALIQLLNIAGVGPIFGPILGALYGPVAFLWIVLGCIFAGAVHDYLTGMISIRNRGAHLPILAGKFLGTAMKHVVNLFTLLLLLLTGTVFVTSPALLLHHLMQGHVALGAIIFVIFVYYILSTILPIDKIIGRIYPVFGALLMLSAVGIGFRLIQTGAPIPELTFENMHPAHAPIFPLLFFTITCGALSGFHATQSPIISRTTNQEKNGRLIFYGMMIAEGIIAMIWAAAAMSLFGSYGGLQAVLAKGQAALVVSEASTILLGSVFGTIAILGVIVLPITSGDTSFRSARMIIADYINLDQKPFSKRFLVAIPLFVLSFGLTQVDFTILWRYFSWANQTTAAVALWVGAMYLLIAKKNFWVALIPATFMTWNLFTYILSQPIGFGLDLSLSYGLAVCCTIAWVGYFFYQYRKITGVQTFQLDYPVKT
- a CDS encoding DUF5996 family protein, which codes for MLKLADWKDEKETLHRLSQILGKHKLASAFQEPQWQHVVLDITTTGFSTGILFYQSSTYSVSVNLVKHMILIETNDGEETIPLKDGVTIQSYYQQIQDALHRHGIEVAINERPQEVEDTTPFSEDTTHCHYDESVSREVLKLMTFATRAMQYFIAPYRARKMKPGLFWGTFDISCLVHYNAFHEMFEPSQVIEYAAFDEHFIEFGFWFGDDRFEGPTFFVLPYPFVSQDFTFDQPLISDAYFDRQLTELIYEMKQMTPETLDTLSTFFNQGFEIFKTHLSWENCQHFLVPLKMNTNQIQETPYTDSPQ
- a CDS encoding flavin reductase family protein; protein product: MYAFYASELSKQQMYKFLIGSVVPRPIALITSQSEEGLLNIAPFSFFNIVASEPALLSVAINRKEGEMKDTARNILTTKEAVVHVVTEDNVANANQTAALLPPDESELDHTTFTTTDSEMVSVPSLNESSIRFEVKLYQHVEIKNARNENTNDLLLLEIQKVYIDEDLFDLEKGYIDVENVKPVSRLAGDDYARLGETFTIERPR
- a CDS encoding GNAT family N-acetyltransferase, which translates into the protein MAEIKKGHNKYYVGESESNPEALMTYVPGETQIIIDHTEVGDSLRGQGVGKQLVEAAVKDARENNFKIFATCPFAKGVLESTPEYQDVYGA
- a CDS encoding helix-turn-helix transcriptional regulator — encoded protein: MNRLVEYRKKCGISQLELSRKVGVSRQTINLIENNKYNPSLKLCISICLTLGVTLNDIFWED
- the mhqD gene encoding methylhydroquinone degradation carboxylesterase MhqD, which gives rise to MEHIFKQGDSSKPTFVLLHGTGGNEHDLLPVAEMLDPSYNVLGVRGNISENGMNRFFKRHGEGQYDVEDLKFRTTELHEFLESAADKYHFDLDQVVLVGFSNGSNMAISLMLNEAMPYKKGLLFAPLYPLDVPEDLDLSDQSVYLSMGKNDPMVPVEASEYVRRIFKERGADVTEYWVNSHELTQDTVLAAKETL